The bacterium genome has a window encoding:
- the dxs gene encoding 1-deoxy-D-xylulose-5-phosphate synthase — MPVNKGESPGRLLESICCPADIVNFSREQLKQLADELRQAIISNVSKTGGHFASNLGTVELTTSLYATHNIPPDKIIWDVGHQAYPHKMLTGRLDQFPTLRQYGGISGFLRRDESPFDVWGAGHASTSISAALGYAIARDKLKTNEHVVAILGDAALTGGMAWEALNNAGALNTDLTVILNDNKMSIAENVGALSTYLAKLRARPWFQNLEIQARHAAEIFPKSIQKTAAGLKHSVTYYVSPEETGSVFEGMGFNYIGPIDGHDLDVMLDVFSNAKELKGPVLIHVITVKGKGYEFAESDARKWHGVTPFGVEEGKFEQAPSGITYTQAFVDALIDVAENDEKIVAITAAMPDGTGLNKFKAKHPDRFFDVGIAEEHAVTFAAGLAAAGMKPVVAIYSSFLQRAYDMILHDVCLQNLPVKFMLDRAGLVGDDGATHHGVFDLSYLGMIPNIVVMAPRDTTEQTLMVNFALNYDEHPIAVRYPRGSSGEVNRDIRYTPIQLGKSELMRDGDDLAILAIGSMVTPAWEAANSLSSKGISAAVLNARFAKPLDEKLILQLARRIKHLIIIEENVATGGFGQSVISLLMREGLNDIAIKHLSIPDQFVEHGSISQLRADCGLNTEGIIRAACDLILNQAGVSPNAIGVPIST, encoded by the coding sequence ATGCCTGTCAACAAGGGAGAATCTCCAGGTCGTCTATTAGAATCGATATGCTGCCCTGCGGATATTGTAAATTTTTCGAGGGAGCAACTCAAACAGCTAGCTGATGAATTGAGACAAGCGATAATTTCAAATGTCTCTAAGACCGGCGGGCATTTTGCAAGCAACCTGGGAACGGTCGAGCTTACGACCTCTCTCTACGCCACCCATAATATTCCACCTGATAAAATCATTTGGGATGTCGGCCATCAAGCTTACCCTCATAAGATGCTGACCGGACGGCTTGATCAATTCCCTACCCTTCGGCAATACGGAGGTATAAGCGGTTTTTTACGAAGAGATGAAAGCCCCTTTGACGTATGGGGCGCAGGTCATGCCTCTACTTCAATTTCTGCTGCTCTTGGTTATGCGATTGCCCGTGATAAATTAAAGACCAACGAACACGTAGTCGCCATTCTCGGTGATGCGGCGCTTACCGGCGGAATGGCATGGGAAGCTTTAAATAATGCCGGCGCGCTTAATACCGACCTTACGGTCATCCTCAATGACAACAAGATGTCGATCGCCGAAAATGTTGGGGCGCTAAGCACCTACCTTGCCAAGCTACGAGCGCGGCCATGGTTCCAGAATTTAGAAATCCAAGCACGACATGCTGCTGAAATCTTCCCCAAATCAATCCAAAAAACCGCAGCCGGTCTTAAACACAGCGTAACCTACTATGTGTCCCCCGAAGAAACCGGCTCGGTGTTTGAGGGGATGGGTTTCAACTATATCGGTCCGATAGATGGTCACGATCTCGATGTTATGTTGGACGTTTTTTCTAACGCCAAAGAACTAAAAGGCCCCGTTTTAATCCATGTAATCACAGTCAAAGGCAAAGGCTATGAATTCGCTGAAAGTGATGCTCGCAAATGGCATGGCGTGACGCCGTTTGGGGTTGAGGAAGGCAAATTCGAACAGGCTCCCAGTGGAATCACCTATACACAAGCGTTCGTAGATGCCTTAATCGATGTTGCAGAGAATGACGAAAAAATAGTCGCCATCACAGCCGCTATGCCGGATGGGACAGGGCTAAATAAGTTCAAAGCAAAGCATCCTGACCGATTTTTTGATGTAGGGATTGCCGAAGAGCACGCAGTCACATTTGCGGCTGGTCTAGCGGCAGCAGGTATGAAGCCGGTTGTTGCCATCTACTCATCGTTTCTGCAGCGTGCCTACGATATGATTCTGCACGATGTGTGCCTCCAGAATTTGCCGGTTAAATTCATGCTCGACCGAGCAGGCCTTGTTGGAGATGATGGGGCAACTCATCATGGCGTTTTTGATCTTTCTTACCTCGGAATGATCCCCAACATTGTAGTAATGGCGCCCCGCGATACGACAGAGCAGACTTTGATGGTTAACTTTGCGCTTAACTATGATGAACACCCCATCGCCGTACGCTACCCGCGAGGTTCCTCGGGTGAGGTTAATAGGGATATACGTTATACACCCATCCAACTCGGCAAATCAGAACTTATGAGAGATGGAGATGATCTGGCGATATTAGCGATTGGATCGATGGTCACTCCTGCTTGGGAGGCTGCGAATAGCTTGTCATCGAAGGGAATCAGCGCTGCTGTTTTGAATGCCCGTTTCGCTAAGCCGTTGGATGAAAAGCTTATCTTACAGCTAGCTCGCAGGATAAAACATCTGATTATCATTGAAGAAAATGTCGCAACCGGTGGTTTCGGCCAATCGGTTATCTCACTTCTTATGCGTGAAGGCCTGAATGATATTGCGATCAAGCATCTATCAATCCCCGACCAATTCGTAGAACACGGCTCAATCAGCCAATTACGCGCCGACTGCGGCCTAAACACCGAAGGAATAATCCGCGCCGCCTGCGATCTAATTTTAAACCAAGCCGGTGTAAGCCCCAATGCGATAGGAGTACCGATCAGTACGTAG
- a CDS encoding methyltransferase domain-containing protein: MKKGFLDILRCPDCKGTLSVTDDKIDGDEIVSGKLVCQGCQGTFPISEMGVPQMLPAALQSETPQDEDFQRKKIEMATRDEQVTVYDKLPLLLAFGRIEIPLSIKYAQLRPTDTLLEGGCGNGRMTQEFARCVKRLVALDFSLASIHMNLERLKSAGVTNVDLVQGDLSHLPMATDAFDRVVSCQVIEHLPSHDSRAKAIKEFSRVSKTGSKVVVTGYKYNLYERIFGTKQGEHPGKIPFFRFTKKEFKDLMEEGLKVEAIDGRLIYTWVARSQNAK, from the coding sequence ATGAAAAAGGGATTTCTTGATATTTTACGTTGCCCTGATTGCAAAGGCACTTTATCAGTTACGGATGATAAGATTGATGGTGATGAAATTGTCTCCGGAAAGCTTGTCTGCCAAGGTTGTCAGGGGACATTTCCAATCTCGGAAATGGGCGTTCCACAGATGCTTCCTGCGGCGCTACAGTCTGAAACACCTCAAGACGAAGATTTTCAACGAAAGAAAATCGAGATGGCAACTCGTGACGAGCAAGTCACTGTTTATGATAAGCTCCCCCTCCTCCTGGCATTTGGCCGAATTGAAATTCCATTATCTATTAAATATGCTCAGCTACGTCCGACTGATACGCTATTGGAAGGCGGATGCGGTAATGGACGCATGACCCAAGAATTTGCCCGTTGCGTGAAAAGGTTGGTCGCGCTCGATTTCTCTTTAGCTTCAATTCATATGAATTTAGAACGCCTAAAGAGTGCAGGTGTCACTAACGTAGACCTCGTTCAAGGCGACCTCAGCCATTTGCCCATGGCAACGGATGCTTTCGATAGAGTAGTTTCGTGCCAGGTCATCGAACACCTTCCCAGCCACGATTCAAGAGCCAAAGCCATCAAAGAATTTAGCCGCGTCAGCAAAACCGGTTCAAAAGTAGTTGTAACCGGCTATAAATATAACTTATACGAACGAATATTCGGCACAAAACAAGGTGAACACCCCGGCAAAATCCCGTTCTTCCGCTTCACCAAAAAAGAATTCAAAGACCTAATGGAAGAAGGTCTAAAAGTAGAAGCCATAGACGGCCGCCTAATCTACACCTGGGTCGCCCGAAGCCAAAACGCGAAATAA
- a CDS encoding VIT domain-containing protein: MKRIMFLLAVCTAGLFQAAWADGMLIPTHVLPPTETRPIMIRPFTVKLQHAVAKIHDGVAETTIEQVFRNDSPIEQEAMYLFPVPEGAAITRLTMTIGDKIYEGKLMGRDEARNLYESIVRRRRDPALLEYAERGLVKLSVYPIPSGAERKITIRYAESLKQEGGAMRYIYPLRVDQMSNKPIASLSATVEIESSAPLQSVFSPSHGDASVRIKNPNHATVTWEASNIHPDRDLVVYYRASHEDLGMSLLTYRSGEDGYFLLFVSPSAKQAAAEMPKHVVFVVDRTGSMTGEKIEQAKAAFKYTIQHLKPQDKFAVIAFNEEPDLFENELVSATPENVKKAMKKVSELDAQGGTNIKDALSAAVKLLKEDDSTGLKTILFLTDGLPTVGETDVKRILSDVKDKNSIRARLFVWGVGEDVNVTFLDKLANQNRGESDFVQQNENIEVKISGFFDMMSSPVLTDLKVLFKGVEALEVYPKELPDLFRGGQVVIAGRYKGSGAGTVVLEGLASNKPRTVRLAANWPDRADSNDYIPRIWAMRKIGFLMDEVRLHNNPEVIQEIVRLAREYGIITEYTSFMIDDRQIEALRDGSFRDDEVATSNMAALRPAPDVSVGAQDQSRASRNYKNAQNAPVQGYGGGNYGALGKIKGESEMAAHKDEINRAVNRVQYARDHTFYFDGSQWTDSRYQSQQQLTNIKRNSDAHFQLIKRMPKMAQYSSVGEEVLVVVGNNAILIGSKGKDKLSEEELEMLVTGKQKHSKSSNNLSVSGISILALGLGAAGWALPHYWHKA, translated from the coding sequence GACGGTGTGGCTGAGACTACCATCGAGCAAGTCTTCCGAAATGATAGCCCTATTGAGCAGGAAGCAATGTATCTATTTCCTGTGCCGGAAGGGGCTGCCATTACTCGTTTAACGATGACTATTGGGGACAAAATTTACGAAGGCAAGTTGATGGGGCGCGATGAAGCCCGTAACCTTTATGAGAGTATTGTAAGACGTAGACGTGACCCTGCGCTCCTCGAATATGCCGAGCGTGGGTTAGTGAAACTGAGCGTATACCCAATCCCATCCGGCGCAGAGAGGAAGATCACTATTCGCTATGCCGAATCCCTCAAACAAGAGGGCGGAGCAATGCGATATATCTATCCGCTTCGTGTTGACCAGATGTCCAACAAGCCGATCGCTTCATTATCGGCTACAGTCGAGATCGAAAGCTCTGCGCCACTGCAGAGTGTCTTTTCGCCAAGCCATGGCGATGCGAGCGTACGAATTAAGAATCCAAATCATGCGACAGTGACATGGGAAGCATCGAACATTCACCCGGATCGTGATTTGGTCGTTTATTATCGAGCAAGTCATGAGGACTTGGGCATGAGCCTATTGACTTATCGTTCAGGAGAGGACGGCTATTTCTTATTGTTCGTTTCTCCCAGCGCAAAACAGGCTGCGGCAGAGATGCCTAAGCATGTCGTGTTTGTGGTGGACCGAACCGGCAGTATGACAGGTGAAAAGATCGAGCAAGCCAAAGCGGCGTTCAAGTACACCATTCAACACTTAAAGCCGCAGGATAAATTTGCCGTAATCGCTTTTAACGAAGAGCCAGACTTATTTGAGAATGAACTTGTGTCAGCTACTCCTGAGAATGTCAAAAAGGCTATGAAGAAAGTATCTGAATTAGATGCTCAGGGGGGTACTAACATTAAGGACGCACTTTCTGCAGCCGTTAAACTGCTAAAAGAGGATGATTCAACTGGGTTGAAGACGATTTTATTCTTAACCGATGGGCTTCCTACTGTCGGTGAGACGGATGTGAAACGAATCCTATCAGATGTTAAGGATAAAAACAGTATTCGCGCGCGATTGTTTGTTTGGGGAGTCGGCGAAGATGTAAATGTGACATTCCTTGACAAACTTGCCAACCAAAACCGCGGCGAAAGCGATTTCGTTCAGCAAAACGAGAATATCGAGGTCAAGATTAGTGGTTTCTTCGACATGATGAGCTCTCCTGTCCTCACCGACTTGAAGGTGTTATTCAAAGGGGTCGAGGCGTTGGAGGTTTATCCGAAGGAACTTCCTGACCTGTTCCGAGGCGGACAGGTAGTGATCGCCGGTCGATATAAAGGGTCAGGGGCTGGAACGGTTGTCCTTGAAGGATTGGCAAGCAATAAACCACGAACGGTGAGACTAGCTGCAAATTGGCCGGATAGAGCCGATTCTAATGACTATATCCCTCGCATTTGGGCGATGAGGAAAATAGGTTTTCTCATGGATGAAGTCCGGCTGCATAACAATCCAGAAGTCATTCAGGAGATTGTGCGGCTTGCCAGAGAGTATGGGATTATCACTGAATACACCTCATTCATGATCGATGATCGACAAATTGAGGCGTTAAGGGATGGCAGTTTCCGAGATGACGAGGTTGCAACCAGCAATATGGCTGCGTTAAGACCTGCCCCTGATGTGAGTGTGGGCGCTCAGGATCAAAGTAGAGCATCGCGCAATTATAAGAACGCTCAAAACGCTCCAGTACAAGGTTATGGGGGCGGAAACTATGGGGCATTAGGGAAGATTAAGGGCGAATCGGAGATGGCTGCACATAAGGATGAAATTAATAGAGCCGTTAACCGAGTTCAATATGCCCGTGATCATACCTTCTACTTTGACGGCAGCCAATGGACTGATAGCCGCTATCAATCCCAACAACAACTCACTAATATCAAGCGAAATAGTGATGCTCACTTCCAGCTTATAAAGCGTATGCCGAAGATGGCGCAGTACAGTTCAGTCGGCGAGGAAGTACTGGTTGTAGTCGGAAATAATGCAATTCTTATTGGCAGCAAAGGCAAGGACAAGCTGTCTGAAGAAGAACTGGAGATGCTGGTAACAGGGAAACAGAAGCACTCAAAAAGTAGTAATAACTTGAGTGTAAGCGGCATCTCAATACTAGCATTAGGTCTAGGTGCTGCAGGCTGGGCTTTGCCTCATTACTGGCACAAAGCCTAA